CGAGCTGGAGACGGCGCGGTGAGCGAGTGCCAGTGCGACGAGGTCGTCGCGCTCGATCGCCCGCTGCGGCCCATGCTCCACCCCACCCTGGGCCTCCACCTCGACGGCGCGACGCTCACCGCCGTCGACGACCACGGCGGCCTCGGCACGCCTGCCTGGGGGCCGACCGCGCTCCTGCGCGACCTGGACCTGCGGCTGGCCCTCTCGGGCCCTGCCCCGATGGGGCAGGGGACGGCGACGAACCCTCTCGAAACTCAGATTCAGAATCAGAGCTTGTCAGTTTTTCGGTCGAGCACCGAGCCGCGCGCCGGGCGTCTCGCGTCTCGGAGGGGAGGCTCGTCGGGGCTTGCCCCCGCCGAGGGGAGGCCTGGCGACAGGCCTCCCTGGAAACTCAGTCGTCGTCGGGGCCGTGGTCCATCGGCGCGCGGCCGCGGATGAAGTCGGAGCCGGTGGTCAGGGCGACGTGGAAGTGATCGCGGTGCGCCGAGTTGTAGTTGGGCGTGAGCACGATGTTCCAGACGTCGTCGCCCTTGAGCGCGCAGATCAGCTTGTGCAGCCAGTCGTCCTTGGCGTCCTCGGTGGTCGCGGCGCAGGTGGGCTCGGTCGAGGGATCGATGACCCAGTCGGTCTCGACGGTGTAGGTCGTGTCGTCGGCGTGGACGAACCGCGCCAGGTCGATGGCCTTGGCGTACGCGTGCTGCGACATGCCGCTGGGGCAGTCGGGCGGCGTGCCGGTGCCGATGCAGCGGTAGTTGTAGACGCCGATGTCCTGGACCTCGACGATGCCGCGGCTGCGCCAGTGCGGCGCGGCCTCGACCAGCGAGCGCGCCAGCGTGCAGTCCATGAAGAACCGCGCCCGGGGCGCGCTGTTGCCGAGGTACCGGTACACCATGCCGTTGATCGGCGTCGTGACCGTGACCGGATCGGCGACGCCCTGGTTGGCGGGGCCGACCGTGCAGGCGACGCCGTAGTGATCGAGCCAGGCGCGGCAGCTCGCCAGCTCCGGGATCGTCGACCATGACGTCGATCGTCGCGGTCGCCAGGGTGGCGCCGACGGCGTCCTTGGCGGTGGCGGTGAGCGTGGTCGTGCCCAGCTCGGTCAGGTAGCCGTCGAGCGCGCCGGTCGCGTCGGCGGCGCCGAGCGCGCGGTCGTCGGCGGTGACCTCGACGGTCGCGACGTCGCCGGTGATCGCGAGCTGCACCGCCAGCGGCGCCGCGACCCAGCCGTCGGTCGGCTCGAGCATGTCGCGCACCAGCGTCGCGCCGGCCGCCGGCTCGGTGAACGCCAGGGTCACCGGCGTCGGAACGTCGTCGTCATCACCGCCGCCACCGCACCCGAGGATCGACACGGTCAGGAACATGGCGAGGGGAGCGCGCATCGGCGCCATTGAAACCACCCGAGCCGTGCCGCGTCAAGTCGAAAAGGGTTCGACCGTCGAACAGGTGTGTATGCAATCGGGATCATAGGAAGCTTTAACCGATTCCGGCTCCGGCTCCGGCCCGGTCCGGCTTCCGGCTCCGGCTCGCTCGGGTTCCGGCTCCGGCTCCGGCTCCGGCTCCGGGTCCGGGTCCGGCTCCGGCTCCGGCTCCGGGGCCGGCTCGGGCTCCGGCTCGGGGTCCGGCTCGCGGCGCCCGGGCTCCGGCTCCGGTGACCCGATCGGCTGCAACCGTCGGGTAGCAAGGTCGTTACTCGGGGTGAGCACGATCGCGTCCGGTTCGAGCGCAAGGTGTCGCGCATGAAGCAAACGCTCGCGCTCGTCACGGTGCTGGCACCTGGGCTGGCGCTCGCCCAGCCGTTCGATGACCAGCCGATGGCCGACCCGCCGGTCGAGGCCGAGCCGCCGCCGGTCGACCCCGCGCCCGAGGTCGCGCCGCCGCCCGCCGACGGGTCGAGCGTCAAGGTCAGCTACGACAAGGGCCTCACGTTCGAGACCGCTGACGACAGCTACGAGCTCAAGATCGGCATCCGGACCCAGTTCCGGTTCGAGACCGTGCGCAAGGACGACGGCGACGTCGAGTTCGAGAGCCGGTTCTTGGTGCCGCGGCTGCGCCTGCAGCTCGAGGGGCACGCGTTCGGCAAGCCCAACGCGTACAAGGTCGAGTTCGACATGGCCAACAAAGGGCTACGCGGTGCCTGGGGACTTCTACGTCGAGCACGCGTTCGCCAAGGACCTGCGCCTGCGCGCCGGCCAGTGGAAGAAGCCGTTCAACCGCGCCGAGATCGTCAGCGACTTCGGCAGCGAGTTCCTCGAGCGGTCGCTCGAGAACGAGTTCTCCGGCGCCGGCCGCGACCTCGGCGTCGCGGTGCACAACAACTACGAGAAGTCGCCCGATGGCCTCGAGTGGGCGGTCGGCATCTTCAACGCGTCGGGCGACAAGCCGGGCGGCGGCGTGACCTGCGAGCCGGGCCCGTTGCCGACCGACCCGCCGGACTGCAGCTCGAGCCTGCCGAGCAACGTGCCGACCGACTTCGGCCCGACGCTGGTGGCCCGCGCCGGCTGGAACTCCGGCGGCATCAAGGGCTACAGCGAGGGCGATCTCGAGGGCGGGCCGCTGCGGTACGCCGTCGGCGTCAGCTACCGCGTCAACCCGCGCGACTTCGACAAGGACGCGATGGACAACCTGATGATCCAGCACGTGGTCGCGCTCGACGCGATGGTCAAGGTCGAGGGCCTCGGCATCTCGGGCGCGGTCGCGCTCAAGAAGGACGGCGAGGGTGACGCCGAGATCGCCTTCACGGCCAGGTCGGCTACATGCTCATGCCCAAGCAGTCCTCGGCGCGGTCCGGTTCGCCCAGGTGCCCGAGGGCGACGAGTATAAGCAGGAGCCCTCGGCGGCGTCGACTGGTTCTTCCACGGCCACAGCCTCGTGGGATGCGCGACGCGGGCGTCATCCACACCACCGCCCCGGAGCGGCGGCACCGCGACGACCGACCTGCAGGTCCGGTCGCAGATCCAGATGGTCCTCTCACCCGATCCGCGGGCTGACGTCGGGTCAGGCGGGCGGCGGGGAACGCGCCGCGGGCCGCGGACGCCGTAGATGGCGGTCGCTCGACGTGACGATCGACCAGAGTGGCGGTGCCGACGCGGTCGTGCGGCGGGGGCAGGCGCACTGACATCCAGGCCCGCGTCCGGGTCCACCACGACGGCCGCGGTGGCGGGGGCGTCGGGGCCGCGGTCGGCCGCGGCGATCACCAGGACCTCGGCGCGGTCGCGCGTGAGCTTGATGCGGACGAACTCGGCGTAGTCGACGACGCGCGCGGCGCCGTCGGCCCGCTGCCGTGGCCGTTCCACTGCAAGCACAAGAGCAGGTACCAGCCGAACACCAGGCACGTGAAGTAGGCGCCAGTATGCGGTCAGAGCAGCGCCAGCGCTGGCGGCGGCGCAGGTCTGCCCCGGCGGGCATGGCGACGATCGGACCACGACGGCGCCGAGGAGCACCACGGCCAGCGCGAGCAGCCCGAACCGACGTCGCCACACCCGCCGGCCCAGGATCCACCTCGCCACGGGCGTGACCAGCCGGTAGAAGACGACCACGCCGATCATGGCGACGTGCCAGCCGCCGGCGGCGATCACGCGCGTCCACGCGTACGGCAACCACACGATCAACGCCCGCGACCAGCGCCGAGCGTGAAGGCGACGCGCGCCCCACGGCGCCGGCTGGGCCAGCGGCGGCGTCGCGTCGGTGCGCCCGACGGTCCGCGGCGCCGGCGCGACGGCGGCGCCGAGCGCCATCATCCCCATCAGCACCAGGCCGACCACCACGTACAGCGGCAGGAACCCGTCGGCGGCGGCGCGCAGGCCGCACGACGTGTACCCGACGTAGAGCAGGCCGCCCCAGATGGCGACGACGGCGAGCCACACCGGGCCAGTCAGCACCGCGACCTCGACGTTGTCGCGGTTGGCGCCCAGCAGCGCGGTCAGGCCGCGCACCCAGCCGCGTCGCACGCCGCGGCGCAGCCACGCCTGGTAGCGGGCTCGACGCGACGCGCGCCCTCGTCGGGTGCGTCGGCGGCGCTCGATCAGCGCGTCGCCGAGCGCGGGCGGGCGCGGGCCGTGGCGCAACCAGCGCGTGAGGAGGCGCGCACCGATGATGGCGCTGATGCCGACGACCGTGGCGACCATCGCGGCGAGCACGACCAGGAAGTGCGTGCGCGCCCCGCTCGGGTCGGCCGACAGGGTCGAGCAGCGGCACGTCGAGCACGTTGACCGGCTCATCGCCGCGCCGACCGGCCAGGTAGGTGAGGCCGAAGCACAGGAGCGCGACCGCGGTGCCGGCGAGCCCGACCGCCCCGCCCTGGAACCCGGCAATCGGCCGCATCAGGCGCCCGCCGATCGCTTGCACGGAGGCCGCGGCCGGTGGCCACTACCGCCGCGGCGCGGTCCCGCCGAGCCGGACCTGCCCCGGGTGATGGAACGCGCCGCCGAGGCCCGAGACCACCGACGCGTAGCGGGGCTGCTCGGGCGTCTCGTTGGGCGCCGCGGCCCGGTTGCTGGCCGCGGGGTTGCTCGCCGCGACCGACTCGCTCGCGGTCGCGCTCGTCGGCGCGCTCGGCGCGGCGTCGATCGCGACCAGGCCGACCTGGACCGCCAGCGCCGCCGCGGCGTCGTCGGCCTCGACCCGGCCCTCGACGTCCTTGCCCCAGTAGCGCTCGTAGACGTGGGCGTCGCCGGACAGATCGAGCCGCAGCTCGGTGTCGCCGAGGAGCCGCCCTCGCGCAGGAACGGCTGTGCGTGCGCCGGGCCCAGGCCGACCTGTTCGAACACCGCGGCTAGCTCGGCGGCGGCGTGCGACGGGCCGTGATAGACGACCGCCGGGCGCGACGTCACGACGATGCGCGCGGGCCGATCGGTCGTCGACGCCGTCGACTTTCGGCCAGCTCGCGGAAGTACGCCGCCTGACGCGCGTCGACGCCGCGGAACCCGACGTCGAGCCCCCAGAGCTGCCAGCCGAACGCCAGATCGAGCGCGAAGTACGACGCGCCGCTGGCGCTGGTAGCCGGGCAAGGTGACCAACGGCGGCTGCGGCGGGTGCGCCTGCGGCGGCTGCGGTGGGTGCGGCTGCGGCTGCGGCGGGTGCGCCTGCGGCGGCGGGGCCCGGAACATCTGGACGTGCCCGGCGAGCGAGTTGTAGTAGTCGTGGTTGCCCGGGATGGCGACGAGCGGCACGTCCTGGGTCACCGCGACGCCCGCCGCCCGCAGATCCTGGCGCGCCCAGGCGAACGGCGCCCGCATCCGGCGCCGCAGCGTGTCGGCGTCGGACACCGGTAGGCGGTGTCGCCGCCGATCACCAGCACCTGGCCGCGCGGCAGCGTCACGCTCGGTCGCCGGGCCGGCCGCTCGCCGGGCGGCGCAGCGTCCGCCCGGTCATCCGCCGGCGTGTACACGTCGAGCGTCGGGCGCTGCAGCAGGTGCGCGAGGCGGTAGACCAGCAGCGGCGAGTCGCCAGTGTCGGCCAGGAAGTCGAGCCAGACGCAGTCGGCGCCGTCGACCGGGGCGATCTTGATCGGTGGGCCGGGCTCCATCCAGTCGCGCACGTCGGCCTCGGTCAGGCCCGAGGCGATCATGTCGCGCAGCGAGGCGGTCAGCTGGGTGCCGAGCAGCCACGCGGTCGGCAGCTCCCAGTCGCGCACCGACGTCGGTCGGCAGGTCCTCGGGCAGCGCCTCTCGTCTCCGTCACGATCACCCGGATCGCGCCTGCCGCATCATCGCCCCACTTCTCGGGTCGCAATTTCGAGCGCGGGCGACCGCTCAGCCGGTGACGCGGCCGAACAGCACCGTCGTCGGCATGAGCCAGGGGCTGTCGAGGCCGATCCAGCCGTAGTGCGTGACCACGCCGTGGGCGTCGGTCACGAAACAGCATCGTGCCGATCCCGAACCCGCCGTCCTCGTCGGAGGCCCGGCGATCGTCGCCGTGGCCGCCGCGGGTCGAGTCGGCGATCCGGACCGCGAACGCCCCGGGCCAGCCCGGCAGCGCCACCGGCGGCCCGACGATGACGCCGACGTGCCCGGTGATCTTCGACGTCGACACCGGCGAGCGCAGGAACGCGAACAGATCGCCCGGGCGCGCGTCGGCCACGTGGGCGAGGCGCTGCCAGCCGCCGCGGCTCGTGCCGACCGGGGCGCGGGCGATCGCGCGGTAGTAGTCGCGGGCGACCGGGCGGGCGCTGGCGATCGCGGCCCGGCCCGTGGCGCGCTGCGCTTGAGCAGCCACGTCGTCATGCCCGAGCAGTCCCAGCGGTAGGTGCCGGCGCGCTCGTCGACCTGGGTGCGCGCCTGGTAGGTCGAGTCGGTGAGCGTGGCCTCGATCCGCGCGAGCCGCGCCAGCACGCGCCCGCCCGCGCGCGAGCCCGCGTCGGCGGGATCCAGGCTCTGGCGCACCGCGACGGCGCCGCGATCGAAGGGGCGGACCTCGCCGATCGCGGCCGGGTCGGCGCGGCCGGGCGTGGGCCGGGCGGCGCAGGCGAGCAGGACGACGGCGGCCAGGCCCAGGTAGCGCATCGCCCTCGAGCGTACGGCATGGCCGCCGCCGTTCAAGGCCGGACACGTCAGGGCCCGCGCGTGAACAAGTCGATCGAGGATCGCGGACGAGGCGCCCGGATGGCAAGGCGACGGCGAGGACCGGAGGGGAGCGTCCTCGTTGGACGTGACCCGAGGACCGGAGCCGGCAACGCAGCCAGCCGGGATGGATCGGCCGCGAGACCGACCGAGTTGTTCACGCGCGGGCCCTAGGGTCCGTGTCAGGTGCTGGCGGGCAGCCGGGGCCGGCCCATCGACCGGGCGGCGATCCAGACGATCATGCGGCGCGGCACGAACCGCAGCGTCCACATGCCGATCTTGTTGGGCACGCCGGCGACGACGTTGCGGCGCCAGCCGAGCAGCGCGCGCAGGCCGATCGCGGCGCAGCGATCGGCGCTCATGAACGCGAACGCCCTCATCCAGCCGGGGACGGTCTGGCCCGCGACCAGGTGGAACTCGGTGACGGTCCCGCCCGGGCACAGGCAACACACCCGCACGCCGCGCGGGGCCAGCTCGTGGGCGATCGCCTCGGTGAAGTCGCGGACGTAGGCCTTGCCGGCGGAGTAGGTGGCGTAGGTCGGGGCCGGCGTGTACGCGCCGATCGAGGCGACGTTGAGGATGTGCCCGCGCCCGCGCGCGGCCATCGCCTGCCCGAACCGGTGCGACAGCTCGGTCAGCGTGACGATGTTGAGCTGGAGCTGCTGCGCGACCCGGCCCCAGGCCTGCTCGACGAAGTACTGGTGCTCGCCGAAGCCGGCGTTATTGACGAGCACGTCGACGGGGTGGCCGGCGTCCTCGGTGCGCGCGAACAGCGCCGCGGCCGCGGTCGGGGTCGCCAGGTCGAGCGCGATCACCGTGACCTCGACCTGGTGGGCGGCCTTGACGGCCGCGGCCAGGGCCTCGAGCTCGGCCTCGCGGCGGGCGACGACGATCAGGTTGGCGCCGCGGGCGGCGAGCTGACGCGCGAGCGCCGCGCCGATGCCGCTCGAAGCGCCGGTGACGAGGGCGGTCTTGCCGCGGAGGTCGGTGGCCATGGCGCGAGGCTACACCTCGCCGGGGCTCAGCCGGGCGGCGGCGTCGCGATGAGCCGCGCGAGCGTCGCCACCAGCTCGTCGACCGAGAACGGCTTGGGCAGCACGTTGACGTCGGCGCGATCGACGAACGCGCGCGTGCGCGGCGACACCGCGCCGCCGGTGATGAACACCATCCGCGTCGCCAGCGCCGGGCGCCGCCGGGTCAGCTCGTCGTGGACGGCGACGCCGTCGCGGCCCGGCATCATCAGGTCGCAGACGATCGCGTCGAACTCGGCCGCGAGCGCGTGGTCGATCCCGGCCTGCCCCCCGCTGGCCTCGACCACGGCGAAGCCCTGGTCGGCGAGCATGTTGGCCACGACC
This window of the Myxococcales bacterium genome carries:
- a CDS encoding SDR family NAD(P)-dependent oxidoreductase, which gives rise to MATDLRGKTALVTGASSGIGAALARQLAARGANLIVVARREAELEALAAAVKAAHQVEVTVIALDLATPTAAAALFARTEDAGHPVDVLVNNAGFGEHQYFVEQAWGRVAQQLQLNIVTLTELSHRFGQAMAARGRGHILNVASIGAYTPAPTYATYSAGKAYVRDFTEAIAHELAPRGVRVCCLCPGGTVTEFHLVAGQTVPGWMRAFAFMSADRCAAIGLRALLGWRRNVVAGVPNKIGMWTLRFVPRRMIVWIAARSMGRPRLPAST
- a CDS encoding extensin family protein: MVYRYLGNSAPRARFFMDCTLARSLVEAAPHWRSRGIVEVQDIGVYNYRCIGTGTPPDCPSGMSQHAYAKAIDLARFVHADDTTYTVETDWVIDPSTEPTCAATTEDAKDDWLHKLICALKGDDVWNIVLTPNYNSAHRDHFHVALTTGSDFIRGRAPMDHGPDDD